In the genome of Flavobacterium panacagri, one region contains:
- a CDS encoding acyl-CoA reductase: MTLETKKSVFVELGNFLSQFSEIGSIQKSSVLYNDIFFDDFEKLIHLSQSHNGWYTPEQVYFSIQSWAEALTEENLEKWLSKYKEEFTQADKKEKTVALILAGNIPLVGFHDFLSVVITGNKALIKTSSNDQHLLPFLAKYLIAVDENLKDKITFVEGKLENFDAVIATGSNNTARYFEYYFKDKPSIIRKNRNSAAVLTGKESTEELENLGEDIFRYFGLGCRNVSKLFVPKDYSFDAFFQAMFKYQDVIHYEKYANNYDYNKAVFLMSNFKLLDNGFLTIKEDASYASPISSVFYEYYENLEELEKRLENDSEQIQCIVSNRLTPNNIAFGETQKPQLWDYADNVDTITFLLTTK; encoded by the coding sequence ATGACATTAGAAACAAAAAAAAGTGTTTTTGTTGAATTAGGAAATTTTTTAAGTCAATTCTCCGAAATAGGATCCATACAAAAATCCAGCGTTTTATATAACGATATCTTTTTTGACGATTTTGAAAAACTAATTCATTTATCGCAATCTCATAATGGATGGTACACGCCAGAACAAGTTTATTTTTCGATACAATCTTGGGCAGAAGCTTTAACGGAAGAAAACCTTGAAAAATGGCTTTCTAAATATAAAGAAGAATTTACTCAGGCGGATAAAAAAGAGAAAACAGTTGCTTTGATATTAGCAGGAAATATTCCTCTTGTCGGATTCCATGATTTTTTATCAGTTGTAATAACGGGCAACAAAGCTTTAATTAAAACATCATCAAACGATCAGCATTTATTGCCTTTTTTAGCAAAATATTTAATTGCTGTCGATGAAAACCTTAAAGACAAAATCACTTTTGTAGAAGGAAAACTGGAGAATTTTGATGCTGTAATTGCAACTGGAAGTAATAATACAGCTCGTTATTTTGAATATTATTTTAAAGATAAGCCTTCAATCATTCGTAAAAACAGAAATTCAGCAGCCGTTTTAACCGGAAAAGAATCTACTGAAGAATTAGAGAATTTAGGAGAAGATATTTTCAGATATTTTGGTTTAGGATGCCGTAATGTATCGAAACTTTTTGTTCCAAAAGACTACTCATTTGACGCCTTTTTTCAGGCTATGTTCAAATATCAGGATGTTATTCATTATGAAAAATACGCTAATAATTATGACTATAATAAAGCGGTGTTTTTAATGAGTAATTTCAAGTTATTAGATAACGGTTTTCTGACTATAAAAGAAGACGCAAGCTACGCCTCTCCTATCTCGAGCGTTTTTTATGAGTACTATGAAAACCTAGAAGAATTGGAAAAACGTCTCGAAAACGATTCGGAACAAATTCAATGTATTGTAAGCAATCGTTTAACACCAAACAACATTGCATTTGGCGAAACGCAAAAACCGCAATTGTGGGATTACGCAGATAATGTCGATACTATAACGTTTTTGTTAACAACAAAGTAA
- a CDS encoding 4Fe-4S dicluster domain-containing protein — protein MAIIITDECINCGACEPECPNTAIYEGADDWRYKDGTSLSGKIVLPDGTEVDADDAQTPISDEVYYIVPGKCTECKGFHDEPQCAAVCPVDCCVPDDNHVEDEETLLERQAFLHGE, from the coding sequence ATGGCAATTATTATAACTGACGAATGCATCAACTGTGGGGCTTGCGAACCAGAGTGCCCAAATACAGCAATATATGAAGGAGCAGATGATTGGAGATATAAAGACGGAACAAGTCTTTCTGGAAAAATAGTTTTACCTGACGGAACTGAAGTAGATGCAGATGATGCGCAAACTCCAATTTCTGATGAGGTTTATTATATTGTACCTGGAAAATGTACAGAATGTAAAGGTTTTCATGATGAACCTCAATGTGCGGCAGTTTGTCCAGTTGACTGCTGTGTGCCAGATGATAATCACGTTGAAGACGAAGAAACTTTATTAGAAAGACAGGCTTTCCTGCATGGGGAATAA
- a CDS encoding TonB-dependent receptor: protein MKKIALLLFLLNSAFLFAQKEVSGLVKDKSGNPLPGVNIVEKGTSNGVSTDFEGSFRIKIKEGATLVFSYMGFSTVEKTVSGDKVDVILSESDGQILNDVVVVGSRNAKRTVVNSAVPIDVINVKDVTTQSGKLEINELLQYVAPSFNANKQSGSDGADHVDPASLRGMGPDQTLVLINGKRRHQSSLINLFGTRGRGNTGTDLNAIPAASIKRIEILRDGAAAQYGSDAIAGVINIVTNDNVKEFTGAITYGAFNTDAKGDFPEGTANTKGYRLDQKGYGNSFGKNQDFDGGSVKVSANYGTPIGTKGGFVNVTGEFLNKNKTLRPGFDFRKGFGEAEIQGVNLFVNLAVPISDKTQFYAFGGSNFRDTDAYAFTRNDGERVVEAIYPGGFTPRITSKINDNSIAAGIRTETSGGWKWDFSNTLGKNKFHYDIKGTLNASLEERSPTEFDAGGHSLLQNTTNLDLSKNYGDILGGLNLAFGAEFRVEQFEIFAGEEGSYATYDTNGVPITDPTTQSAPIDPISGEPRPGGSQGFPGYSPANEVNKDRTNFSLYTDAELDVTEAWMVSGAVRYENYSDFGSTVNGKLASRLKLTDKINLRGSVSTGFRAPSLAQIYYNLRFTNFSSGGATEVLLAPNDSPITRAFGIQKLNEEKAVNASLGFTASFGDFTATVDGYMINVKDRIVLTGYFDATALGMNVDKAQFFVNGVDTKTTGLDVVLAWKKTINENRFGATLVGNINDMKIDKVKNGDLDEKTFFGERDRAFLLASAPPNKFGLNLNYGRKWFDAGLAFTRFSEVKLLDYQMDEDPEDYRTDPSETDAQVFANQKKAATDTYGAKIVTDLTLGFKVSKSTKISIGANNLLNIYPDQQDDWVEAGGYWDAVQMGFNGAYYYARLGFNF, encoded by the coding sequence ATGAAAAAGATTGCATTATTACTATTTCTGCTGAATTCAGCATTTCTCTTTGCGCAAAAAGAGGTCTCGGGTCTTGTAAAAGACAAATCTGGAAACCCACTTCCTGGTGTTAATATTGTCGAAAAAGGAACATCAAATGGCGTATCGACCGACTTTGAGGGCAGTTTTAGAATAAAAATAAAAGAGGGTGCCACATTAGTTTTTAGCTATATGGGATTTTCAACTGTTGAAAAAACCGTTTCTGGAGACAAAGTAGACGTTATACTAAGCGAAAGTGACGGGCAAATATTAAATGATGTTGTAGTCGTTGGTTCTAGAAATGCCAAAAGAACAGTTGTGAACTCAGCCGTTCCTATTGATGTAATCAACGTAAAAGATGTGACTACACAAAGCGGTAAACTTGAAATCAATGAACTTTTACAATACGTTGCTCCGTCGTTTAATGCCAATAAACAATCTGGTTCTGACGGTGCCGATCACGTTGACCCAGCTTCACTAAGAGGTATGGGACCAGATCAGACTTTGGTTTTGATTAATGGAAAAAGAAGACATCAATCGTCTCTTATTAATTTATTCGGAACTCGTGGACGTGGTAATACCGGTACAGATTTAAATGCCATTCCAGCCGCATCCATCAAAAGAATTGAAATATTAAGAGATGGTGCCGCCGCTCAATACGGTTCTGATGCCATCGCAGGCGTTATTAATATTGTAACAAATGACAATGTAAAAGAGTTTACGGGTGCCATAACCTATGGAGCTTTTAATACGGATGCCAAAGGAGATTTTCCTGAAGGAACTGCCAATACTAAAGGATACAGATTAGACCAAAAAGGATATGGAAATTCATTTGGCAAAAATCAGGATTTTGATGGAGGTTCTGTTAAAGTATCTGCAAATTACGGAACTCCTATTGGAACTAAAGGAGGTTTCGTAAATGTTACAGGTGAATTTTTAAATAAAAACAAAACATTACGACCAGGTTTTGATTTTAGAAAAGGTTTTGGTGAAGCCGAAATTCAAGGCGTAAACTTATTTGTAAATCTTGCCGTTCCAATTTCAGACAAAACACAATTTTATGCTTTTGGAGGAAGTAATTTTAGAGATACTGATGCTTATGCTTTTACGAGAAACGATGGAGAAAGAGTTGTTGAAGCTATCTACCCAGGCGGATTTACCCCTAGAATCACTTCTAAAATAAATGACAATTCTATTGCTGCAGGAATTAGAACAGAAACTTCCGGCGGATGGAAATGGGATTTCAGTAACACTTTAGGAAAAAACAAATTTCATTACGATATAAAAGGCACACTAAACGCTTCTCTTGAAGAAAGATCGCCTACAGAATTTGATGCAGGTGGACATAGTTTACTTCAAAACACAACCAATCTGGATTTATCAAAAAATTACGGCGACATTTTAGGAGGTTTAAACCTTGCTTTTGGTGCTGAATTTAGAGTAGAACAATTTGAAATTTTTGCTGGTGAAGAAGGTTCTTACGCAACCTACGACACAAACGGAGTTCCAATTACAGATCCAACTACACAAAGTGCTCCAATTGACCCAATTTCAGGAGAACCGAGACCAGGCGGTTCACAAGGTTTCCCTGGATACAGCCCAGCGAATGAAGTAAATAAAGACCGTACCAACTTCTCTCTTTATACAGACGCAGAATTAGACGTCACCGAAGCTTGGATGGTGAGCGGTGCCGTGCGTTATGAAAACTACAGTGATTTCGGAAGCACTGTAAATGGTAAATTAGCGTCAAGACTTAAATTGACAGATAAGATTAATTTAAGAGGTTCTGTAAGTACTGGTTTCCGTGCGCCTTCTTTAGCACAGATTTACTATAATTTGCGTTTTACAAACTTTAGTTCTGGAGGTGCAACAGAAGTTTTACTGGCTCCGAATGACAGCCCGATAACAAGAGCTTTTGGAATCCAAAAACTAAATGAAGAAAAAGCGGTTAATGCCTCTTTAGGTTTTACTGCCAGTTTTGGAGATTTCACTGCAACAGTTGATGGATATATGATTAATGTAAAAGACAGAATTGTATTAACAGGTTATTTTGATGCCACAGCTTTAGGAATGAATGTAGACAAAGCACAATTTTTTGTAAATGGTGTTGATACCAAAACTACAGGCCTTGATGTTGTTTTGGCTTGGAAGAAAACCATTAACGAAAATAGATTTGGTGCCACTTTAGTTGGAAATATCAACGATATGAAAATTGACAAAGTAAAAAATGGTGATTTAGACGAAAAAACGTTTTTTGGAGAACGTGACAGAGCTTTTTTATTAGCTTCTGCTCCGCCAAATAAATTTGGTTTAAACCTAAATTACGGCAGAAAATGGTTTGATGCCGGGTTGGCTTTTACAAGATTCAGCGAGGTAAAATTGTTAGATTACCAAATGGATGAAGATCCAGAAGACTATAGAACTGATCCATCAGAAACAGATGCTCAGGTATTTGCAAATCAAAAGAAAGCAGCTACAGATACTTATGGAGCGAAAATCGTAACCGATTTAACTTTAGGCTTTAAAGTTTCTAAATCAACTAAAATAAGCATAGGTGCCAATAACTTGCTTAACATCTATCCTGATCAGCAAGATGACTGGGTTGAAGCTGGAGGTTATTGGGATGCTGTTCAAATGGGGTTCAACGGAGCATATTACTATGCGAGACTTGGATTTAATTTCTAA
- the ychF gene encoding redox-regulated ATPase YchF, with protein sequence MKAGIVGLPNVGKSTLFNCLSNAKAQSANFPFCTIEPNIGVVNVPDPRINKLEELVKPERVQMATVDIVDIAGLVKGASKGEGLGNQFLGNIRECNAIIHVLRCFDNDNIVHVDGNVNPIRDKETIDIELQLKDLETIEKRLEKVKRAAKTGNKEAQTEEALLNRIREALLQAKSARTIIPQSNDEEVLMEGFQLITAKPVLYVCNVDESSAVNGNKYVDQVRELVKDEDAEVIILSVGAEADITELESYEERQVFLEDMGLTEPGASVLIRAAYKLLKQQTYFTAGVKEVRAWTINIGATAPQAAGVIHTDFEKGFIRAEVISYEDYVQYGSEAKAKEAGKFKVEGKEYVVKDGDVMHFRFNV encoded by the coding sequence ATGAAAGCAGGAATTGTAGGATTGCCAAATGTTGGAAAATCAACATTATTTAATTGTTTATCTAATGCAAAAGCGCAGAGTGCTAACTTTCCGTTTTGTACAATCGAACCTAATATTGGTGTTGTAAACGTTCCAGATCCAAGAATCAATAAATTGGAAGAATTGGTAAAACCAGAGCGCGTTCAAATGGCAACTGTTGATATTGTAGATATCGCAGGTTTGGTAAAAGGAGCGAGTAAAGGTGAAGGTCTTGGAAATCAGTTCTTAGGAAACATTAGAGAGTGTAATGCTATTATTCACGTTTTACGTTGTTTTGACAATGATAATATTGTACACGTTGACGGAAATGTAAATCCAATTCGTGACAAAGAAACTATCGATATCGAATTGCAGTTAAAAGATTTAGAAACAATCGAAAAACGTTTAGAAAAAGTAAAACGCGCTGCAAAAACAGGAAATAAAGAAGCTCAGACTGAGGAGGCTTTATTAAATAGAATTAGAGAAGCTCTTTTGCAGGCTAAATCTGCTAGAACAATTATTCCTCAAAGCAATGATGAAGAAGTTCTAATGGAAGGTTTTCAATTAATTACAGCAAAACCAGTTTTGTACGTTTGTAATGTTGACGAAAGTTCTGCTGTAAACGGAAACAAATATGTTGATCAAGTTCGTGAATTAGTTAAAGACGAAGATGCTGAAGTAATTATTCTTTCAGTAGGAGCAGAGGCTGATATTACAGAATTAGAAAGCTACGAAGAGCGTCAAGTTTTCCTTGAAGACATGGGATTAACTGAGCCAGGAGCATCTGTTTTGATTCGTGCTGCTTATAAATTATTAAAACAACAAACTTACTTTACTGCTGGTGTAAAAGAAGTTCGTGCTTGGACAATCAATATTGGAGCTACTGCGCCTCAAGCAGCAGGAGTTATCCACACTGATTTCGAAAAAGGTTTCATTCGTGCAGAAGTTATCTCATACGAAGATTATGTTCAATACGGTTCTGAGGCAAAAGCAAAAGAAGCTGGGAAATTTAAAGTGGAAGGAAAAGAGTATGTTGTAAAAGATGGTGATGTAATGCACTTCCGTTTCAATGTTTAA
- a CDS encoding TIGR02117 family protein has protein sequence MLKKSFKIFGWTLFGIFSFLALYVTAVLIISKIGVNSDVVQVEEQNAIPIYILSNGVHTDIVVPIKNEIKDWRNEIQFNQTQSRDSLMNFIAFGWGDKGFYLDTPEWSDLKASTALKAAFGVSSSAMHTTFFKQLREGEDCKRILVSKENYQNLVHYISDSFNNPVHPEWIQGHSYGKKDAFYEAKGSYSLFYTCNTWANNALKAANQKASLWTVYDKGIFCHYK, from the coding sequence ATGCTAAAAAAATCATTCAAAATTTTCGGCTGGACACTTTTCGGAATCTTTAGTTTTCTTGCTTTGTATGTTACAGCAGTTCTTATTATTTCAAAAATCGGAGTAAACTCAGATGTTGTTCAAGTCGAGGAGCAAAATGCAATTCCAATTTACATTCTTTCCAATGGCGTTCATACGGATATTGTTGTTCCAATTAAAAACGAAATCAAAGATTGGCGAAATGAAATTCAGTTTAATCAAACTCAATCCAGAGATTCTTTAATGAATTTTATTGCTTTTGGCTGGGGCGATAAAGGTTTTTATCTAGATACGCCGGAATGGTCAGACTTAAAAGCGAGCACAGCTCTAAAAGCGGCGTTTGGGGTGAGTTCTTCCGCCATGCATACTACATTTTTTAAACAGTTGAGAGAAGGTGAAGACTGCAAACGAATTCTGGTTTCAAAAGAAAATTACCAAAATTTAGTCCATTATATTTCTGATAGTTTTAATAATCCAGTTCATCCAGAATGGATTCAAGGTCACAGCTACGGAAAAAAAGATGCTTTTTATGAAGCCAAAGGAAGTTATAGTCTTTTTTATACTTGTAATACATGGGCAAATAATGCACTAAAAGCAGCGAATCAAAAAGCAAGTTTATGGACAGTTTATGATAAGGGAATTTTTTGTCATTATAAATGA
- a CDS encoding YihY/virulence factor BrkB family protein, with the protein MKIKNIFSKTWFLLKNTFLEFNDDNAIKLSAALAYYTIFALPPLLIIVITICGVFFGEEAVTGELYGQINGLVGNGAATQIQEAIKNVQLSGDNVFATVFGVVMLLIGASGVFAEIQSSINFIWGLRAKPDKGIKKFIQNRLMSFSMIASVGFLMLVSLFISTTLDLLSTRLKVYFPESTVYLFYVVNMIIVLASISTLFAIIFRTLPDGKIRWKDAFIGSGVTAVLFMIGKFAIGFYLGSSTVASVYGAAGSVIIILVWVYYSAIILYFGAEFTKVYAKSYGGKIYPNEYSVEIAKEIYEIDEPKKEPIEQTLQKEKP; encoded by the coding sequence ATGAAAATCAAAAATATATTCTCCAAAACATGGTTTCTTTTAAAGAATACCTTTTTAGAATTTAATGATGATAATGCAATTAAACTTAGTGCTGCACTAGCGTACTATACCATATTTGCATTACCGCCTTTGTTAATTATTGTTATCACAATCTGTGGTGTCTTTTTTGGAGAAGAAGCGGTAACTGGCGAATTGTACGGACAAATAAACGGTTTGGTAGGTAATGGCGCGGCGACACAAATTCAGGAAGCTATCAAAAATGTGCAATTATCCGGAGATAATGTTTTTGCAACTGTATTTGGAGTTGTAATGTTGTTAATCGGAGCGTCGGGAGTTTTTGCCGAGATACAAAGTTCTATTAATTTTATTTGGGGACTCCGTGCAAAACCGGATAAAGGAATTAAGAAATTTATTCAAAACCGTTTGATGTCATTTTCTATGATTGCTTCTGTTGGTTTTTTAATGTTGGTCAGCCTTTTTATAAGTACAACTTTAGACTTGCTTAGTACGCGATTAAAAGTCTATTTCCCTGAGAGTACGGTTTATTTATTTTATGTAGTTAATATGATTATTGTACTGGCAAGTATCAGTACTCTTTTTGCTATTATTTTTAGAACATTGCCAGACGGGAAAATAAGATGGAAAGATGCTTTTATAGGATCAGGAGTTACTGCAGTACTTTTTATGATTGGTAAATTTGCCATTGGCTTTTATTTAGGCAGTTCAACAGTAGCTTCAGTTTACGGTGCGGCTGGTTCTGTGATAATAATTCTGGTTTGGGTTTATTATTCGGCAATAATTCTGTATTTTGGAGCTGAATTTACGAAGGTCTATGCTAAATCGTACGGAGGTAAAATTTATCCGAATGAATATTCAGTAGAAATAGCAAAAGAGATTTACGAAATTGACGAACCCAAAAAAGAACCAATAGAACAAACACTACAAAAAGAGAAGCCATGA
- a CDS encoding NADPH-dependent FMN reductase, with product MKIIAFGGSNSTQSINKRFATYASSLFENAAVEVLDLNDFAMPVFSVDLEKEIGQHEVAKAFLSKLKEADVLVVSMAENNGNYSVAFKNVFDWSSRIEKDVFQHKPMLLLATSPGGRGGASVLGIAQNLFPRYGAEIKGSFSLPAFGSNFDLQQNKISNIELDQELKDIIKSNF from the coding sequence ATGAAAATTATAGCATTTGGAGGAAGTAATAGTACGCAATCTATCAACAAACGTTTCGCGACTTATGCATCAAGTTTATTTGAAAATGCAGCTGTTGAGGTTTTAGATCTTAACGATTTTGCGATGCCAGTATTCAGTGTTGATTTGGAGAAAGAAATCGGACAGCATGAAGTGGCGAAAGCTTTTTTGAGTAAACTTAAAGAAGCTGATGTTTTAGTGGTTTCTATGGCAGAAAATAACGGAAATTATTCTGTTGCTTTCAAAAATGTTTTCGACTGGAGTTCCCGAATTGAAAAAGATGTTTTTCAGCACAAACCAATGTTGTTATTGGCTACTTCGCCAGGAGGAAGAGGCGGTGCATCTGTTTTAGGAATTGCACAAAATCTTTTTCCTCGTTATGGTGCAGAAATTAAAGGAAGTTTTTCATTGCCAGCATTTGGCTCGAATTTTGATTTACAACAGAATAAAATTTCTAACATTGAGTTAGATCAAGAACTGAAAGATATTATCAAATCAAATTTCTAA
- a CDS encoding transglutaminase domain-containing protein: MPQKKIALILFLLNIFFINFTFSQKISEVDKIVAKYPKSFDSTEKLAERIEKDFDSDAERARAIYSWIAFNIKYDYNMYLNPPKVQGFSYSSEAEKQQKIKQLNDNLIQKAFKSKKAVCEGFTALYQHLASLMDIKCEIIRGDSKISPRDIGRKNTSSNHAWNMVLIDKKWRLIDVTWGQGYYDSSKGRMVNDFNPIYFDTDPDYFFAKHFPDSGTYLGKRLSKEDFLNGPLIYNTTIENDYKIKSPDSGIIEARNGDKITFEIKNLSKSNQVFYVNKKNQAVKVQNPKEKRGGLEFQITVDNNVGEYITVFVDGNSVVSFKIVSK; encoded by the coding sequence ATGCCACAAAAAAAGATTGCCCTAATTTTATTTTTACTAAATATCTTTTTTATCAATTTTACTTTTTCTCAAAAGATTAGTGAAGTCGATAAAATAGTTGCTAAATACCCTAAAAGCTTTGACAGCACCGAAAAATTAGCAGAAAGAATCGAAAAAGATTTTGATTCGGATGCTGAACGCGCACGTGCTATTTACAGCTGGATTGCTTTCAATATAAAATACGATTATAATATGTATTTAAATCCTCCGAAAGTTCAGGGTTTCAGCTATTCTTCAGAAGCTGAAAAACAACAAAAAATCAAACAGCTCAACGATAATTTAATTCAAAAAGCTTTTAAATCTAAAAAAGCAGTTTGTGAAGGATTTACGGCTTTGTATCAGCATTTGGCTTCCTTGATGGATATTAAATGCGAAATAATCCGCGGTGATTCTAAAATTTCACCGAGAGATATTGGTCGTAAAAATACATCATCCAATCATGCCTGGAATATGGTTTTGATTGATAAAAAATGGAGATTGATTGATGTAACTTGGGGACAAGGTTATTATGACAGCAGTAAAGGCAGAATGGTAAACGATTTCAACCCGATTTATTTTGATACCGATCCAGATTACTTTTTTGCAAAACATTTTCCAGATTCAGGTACTTATTTAGGAAAGAGGTTAAGTAAAGAAGATTTTTTAAATGGGCCTTTAATTTATAATACTACAATTGAGAATGATTACAAAATCAAATCACCAGATTCGGGTATAATTGAAGCCAGAAATGGAGATAAAATTACATTTGAAATCAAAAATCTTTCGAAATCAAATCAGGTTTTTTACGTGAATAAAAAGAATCAGGCTGTGAAAGTGCAAAATCCGAAAGAGAAACGAGGCGGTTTGGAATTTCAAATTACAGTTGATAATAATGTTGGTGAATATATTACTGTTTTTGTAGATGGTAATAGTGTTGTTTCTTTTAAAATAGTTTCGAAATAA
- the pncB gene encoding nicotinate phosphoribosyltransferase, translating into METTFLKSILDNDFYKFTMQHAVIKLFPKAKVRYGFINRGKHIFPEGFAALLRNSVDALADLRLTKEEKHYLAHYCPYLDPTYLDFLQGYSFDPSEVQISQEGSEIKVTVEGFWYRTILWEVPLMALISELFYKSNHLIRLNDEAIKNLTKEKIDNYNKLGVSILEFGTRRRHSYEVHDLINETLRTNGGHSFIGTSNVHFAMVNNRRPLGTHAHEWFMFHAAQYGFQVANFISLENWTKVYGGDLGIALTDTYTTEIFFNQFDKKYSKLFDGVRHDSGDPIEFAQKVISHYTKMGIDPKSKVIVFSDSLNYDKVKKIADFCQDKIKMSFGIGTNFTNDVGLPAMNMVIKLTDTKPDNIHWQGVVKLSDEKNKNTGTPEMIALAKEVLGIK; encoded by the coding sequence ATGGAGACAACTTTTCTGAAATCAATCTTAGATAATGATTTCTATAAATTTACGATGCAGCATGCTGTAATTAAACTTTTTCCAAAAGCAAAAGTTCGATACGGATTTATAAACCGAGGCAAACATATTTTTCCTGAGGGATTTGCAGCATTACTTCGAAATTCTGTTGATGCTTTGGCTGATCTTCGTTTAACAAAAGAAGAAAAGCATTATTTAGCACACTATTGTCCTTATTTGGATCCTACTTATTTAGACTTTCTGCAAGGTTACAGTTTTGATCCATCAGAAGTTCAGATTAGTCAGGAAGGTTCAGAAATAAAAGTTACTGTCGAAGGATTTTGGTACAGAACCATTTTATGGGAAGTCCCTTTGATGGCTTTGATCTCGGAGCTTTTTTATAAATCAAATCATTTAATTCGCCTGAATGATGAAGCAATAAAAAATCTTACTAAAGAGAAAATTGATAACTACAACAAACTTGGGGTTTCTATTTTAGAGTTTGGCACAAGACGCCGTCATTCTTACGAAGTACATGATTTAATAAATGAAACACTGCGAACAAACGGAGGGCATAGTTTTATTGGTACAAGTAATGTGCATTTTGCAATGGTCAATAACCGAAGACCTTTAGGTACGCATGCACACGAATGGTTTATGTTTCATGCAGCACAATATGGTTTTCAGGTGGCGAATTTTATAAGTCTAGAAAATTGGACAAAAGTTTACGGCGGTGATCTTGGAATCGCTTTAACAGATACTTATACTACAGAAATATTTTTCAATCAGTTTGATAAAAAATATTCAAAACTTTTTGACGGTGTTCGACACGATAGCGGCGATCCAATTGAATTTGCTCAAAAAGTGATTTCGCATTATACCAAAATGGGAATAGATCCAAAATCAAAAGTCATTGTTTTTTCGGATTCTCTCAATTATGATAAAGTAAAAAAGATTGCCGATTTTTGTCAGGACAAAATAAAAATGTCTTTTGGAATAGGAACAAATTTTACTAATGATGTCGGTCTTCCAGCTATGAACATGGTAATCAAATTAACGGATACAAAACCGGATAATATACATTGGCAGGGAGTGGTAAAACTTTCTGATGAAAAAAACAAAAACACGGGAACGCCCGAAATGATTGCTTTGGCGAAAGAAGTGCTGGGAATCAAATAG